A stretch of Lentibacillus sp. JNUCC-1 DNA encodes these proteins:
- the dapB gene encoding 4-hydroxy-tetrahydrodipicolinate reductase yields MKSIRIVLAGPRGKMGGIVQQMIKQTEGFDLVGCIDRKSGNPDLQAPVFDNAYTCFEQIEADVLVDFTVADACFEHCRAAIAQHVRPVVGTSGMTEKQMNELVQLTQTHKTGCIIAPNFSTGAVLMMQFAKMAAKLFPETEIIEKHHNQKVDAPSGTAIKTAEMLERDHANKTIPIHSIRLPGLMAHHEVIFGGEGETLSIKHDSYSRDSFMEGIKWAVHHVMTMDHFIYGLEEMLEN; encoded by the coding sequence ATGAAAAGCATTCGCATCGTATTGGCCGGACCAAGAGGGAAAATGGGAGGAATTGTGCAACAGATGATCAAACAAACAGAAGGGTTTGATCTCGTTGGATGTATCGACCGAAAGTCAGGCAATCCAGACCTTCAAGCTCCTGTCTTTGATAATGCATATACATGCTTCGAGCAAATAGAAGCTGATGTTTTGGTAGACTTTACGGTAGCCGATGCTTGTTTTGAACACTGCAGAGCTGCGATAGCTCAACATGTGCGACCCGTCGTTGGGACATCTGGTATGACAGAGAAGCAAATGAATGAACTTGTTCAGCTTACACAAACGCATAAAACGGGCTGCATTATCGCTCCTAATTTTTCCACAGGGGCTGTATTGATGATGCAGTTTGCCAAAATGGCTGCGAAGTTGTTTCCGGAAACAGAAATTATTGAAAAGCATCACAACCAAAAAGTGGATGCACCATCGGGTACAGCTATTAAGACCGCTGAGATGCTGGAACGTGATCACGCAAATAAAACCATACCCATACACAGCATTCGTCTTCCTGGTCTGATGGCTCACCATGAAGTTATTTTTGGTGGCGAAGGAGAGACCCTCTCCATAAAACATGATTCATACAGTCGAGATTCATTCATGGAAGGTATTAAATGGGCTGTCCATCATGTTATGACAATGGATCATTTCATTTATGGACTTGAAGAGATGCTAGAGAACTGA
- the bshA gene encoding N-acetyl-alpha-D-glucosaminyl L-malate synthase BshA has product MKIGITCYPTVGGSGVIATELGMLLAEQGNEIHFITSSLPFRLNQVNPAIYYHEVEPSHYPVFQYPPYDLALASKMAEVIDREKLDILHVHYAMPHAICAILARDIAKHKVKIVTTLHGTDITVLGIDDIFKKMIKHGIEQSDAVTAVSESLVKQTHQTLQINKQIHVVYNFVNEQEYYKKYLPLIREQYGIKSNEKVIIHISNFRKVKRIKDVIRTFHGIQAKIPAKLLLIGDGPEYSEACKLARELGVENSILLLGKQKNISDLLSISDLKLLMSEKESFGLVLLEAMACEVPCIGTNTGGIPEVIKHGETGYIVEVGDVKTATDYAVKLLTDEALLERFTRNAKLRAKTEFSSEKILQQYMNVYQDVLQKGKE; this is encoded by the coding sequence ATGAAGATCGGAATCACATGTTACCCAACAGTTGGAGGATCGGGCGTAATTGCGACCGAACTGGGTATGTTGCTTGCTGAGCAAGGCAATGAAATTCATTTTATTACTTCTAGCCTGCCATTCCGTTTAAACCAGGTCAATCCCGCTATTTACTACCATGAAGTCGAACCAAGTCACTATCCAGTCTTTCAATATCCGCCATATGATCTGGCACTTGCTTCAAAAATGGCTGAGGTTATTGATCGCGAAAAACTGGATATCCTTCATGTGCATTATGCGATGCCGCATGCAATATGCGCCATACTGGCTCGTGATATTGCTAAACACAAGGTTAAAATTGTGACAACACTGCATGGAACAGACATCACTGTACTGGGTATCGATGATATCTTTAAAAAAATGATTAAGCATGGAATTGAACAATCTGATGCAGTTACAGCGGTTTCAGAGAGTCTTGTGAAACAGACGCATCAAACACTTCAAATCAATAAACAGATACATGTTGTCTATAACTTTGTCAATGAGCAAGAATATTATAAGAAATATCTGCCCTTGATTAGGGAGCAGTATGGCATTAAATCTAATGAGAAAGTTATTATACACATATCGAATTTCCGAAAAGTCAAACGTATTAAAGACGTCATTCGCACATTTCATGGTATTCAAGCGAAAATCCCAGCAAAACTTCTACTGATCGGTGATGGTCCTGAGTATTCAGAAGCGTGTAAGTTGGCAAGAGAGCTTGGGGTTGAAAACAGCATATTATTACTTGGTAAACAAAAAAACATCAGTGACCTACTGTCAATCTCTGATTTAAAGCTGTTAATGTCAGAAAAAGAAAGTTTCGGGCTGGTATTGCTTGAAGCAATGGCGTGTGAAGTTCCGTGCATCGGCACGAATACAGGTGGTATCCCCGAAGTCATCAAACATGGAGAAACGGGCTATATCGTAGAAGTTGGAGATGTTAAAACAGCAACTGATTACGCTGTGAAGCTCCTGACAGACGAAGCCTTACTGGAACGCTTTACGCGTAATGCGAAGCTTCGGGCCAAAACAGAATTCAGTTCTGAAAAAATACTGCAACAATATATGAACGTTTATCAAGACGTTTTGCAGAAAGGAAAAGAGTGA
- a CDS encoding CCA tRNA nucleotidyltransferase: MEHPFHNALGIIQTLKQYGHEAFFVGGCVRDWLLQRPIGDVDIATSAKPNEVQDIFDKVIPVGIEHGTVIVRYDGESYEVTTFRVEGAYSDQRHPDTVHFVTSLEADLERRDFTINALAMGENGEIIDPFKGRQDLQYQQIRTVGNGHDRFKEDALRIIRGLRFSSQLGFSIAFNTLNHMIDLKNHINYLAVERIYAEMEKLLSGDSIQTGLNYCLQTGIGYELPVFKDHPGLFEEIVVLNRPLTSFAEFIAFCHYKRPDVSIHEWVKEWKAPNRIKYQAMALTHALTDYGQNGLNTWLVYQLPYELLESFVRLEHLLQDGSVTVEDLRNMKANLQINSKRELAVDGNDLLQMFPERMPGPWLKEHLQLLEKHVVMNHLKNDKHILEEWIQCHPPGKH, encoded by the coding sequence ATGGAGCATCCATTCCACAACGCACTTGGTATTATTCAAACCTTGAAGCAGTATGGGCATGAGGCTTTTTTTGTTGGGGGATGTGTGCGAGATTGGCTTCTTCAGCGGCCGATAGGGGACGTCGATATCGCGACATCTGCCAAACCTAATGAGGTACAGGACATCTTTGATAAAGTGATTCCCGTCGGGATTGAACATGGCACTGTTATAGTCAGATATGATGGTGAATCATATGAGGTGACCACCTTTCGGGTGGAAGGTGCGTATTCTGATCAGCGCCATCCTGATACGGTTCATTTCGTTACCTCACTCGAAGCTGACCTAGAGCGCCGTGATTTCACGATTAACGCCCTTGCGATGGGTGAGAATGGTGAAATCATTGACCCCTTCAAAGGAAGACAAGATTTGCAGTACCAGCAGATTAGGACTGTGGGTAATGGCCATGACCGATTTAAAGAAGATGCGTTGCGTATTATCCGTGGGTTAAGATTTTCAAGCCAGCTTGGGTTTTCGATCGCCTTTAATACATTGAATCATATGATTGATTTAAAGAATCATATCAACTATTTAGCGGTTGAACGGATCTATGCCGAAATGGAAAAACTTCTGTCAGGTGATTCAATTCAGACAGGGCTTAATTATTGCCTGCAAACTGGAATCGGGTATGAATTGCCAGTGTTTAAAGACCATCCGGGATTATTTGAGGAAATCGTTGTCTTGAATAGGCCCCTGACTTCTTTTGCAGAATTTATTGCTTTTTGCCATTATAAACGCCCAGATGTTTCCATTCATGAATGGGTAAAAGAATGGAAAGCACCGAATCGCATCAAGTATCAAGCAATGGCACTAACACATGCGCTGACCGATTATGGACAGAATGGATTGAATACATGGCTGGTGTATCAATTACCATATGAACTCCTGGAGTCTTTTGTTCGACTTGAACACCTCCTGCAAGATGGTAGCGTCACTGTTGAAGATTTACGCAATATGAAAGCAAATCTCCAAATTAACTCTAAAAGAGAACTTGCTGTTGATGGAAATGATCTTCTGCAGATGTTTCCCGAACGCATGCCAGGTCCATGGCTTAAAGAACATCTTCAACTGCTCGAGAAGCATGTCGTGATGAACCATTTAAAAAATGATAAACATATCTTAGAGGAGTGGATCCAATGTCATCCACCCGGCAAGCATTAA
- a CDS encoding biotin--[acetyl-CoA-carboxylase] ligase produces MSSTRQALIRILAGNKQDNTYISGQQLSEKLNISRTAVWKYMNDLKQDGFIINAVPNKGYRIQQFPSRLSANSMQWGLETKWLGQRIVHKNTVPSTQFVAHDLAREGAEHGTVVIANEQTAGRGRLNRKWQSRRDKGIWMSMILRPNMLPHLAPQLTLLTACAVAEAVLIDTHLTPQIKWPNDILFNGRKAVGILTEMQAEQDRIQYVIIGIGVNVNHNTADLAEGLTQHATSLQIESNEPQDIVQLSQQILVQFERLYASYCDKGFSVVKDKWERYAYKMNEPIAIHTHNKTSSAIFRGIAEDGALCIEEKGMPKKIYSAEIVWDDED; encoded by the coding sequence ATGTCATCCACCCGGCAAGCATTAATCCGGATCCTGGCTGGGAATAAACAAGACAACACTTATATTTCCGGTCAGCAGCTTTCAGAGAAACTTAACATATCGCGAACCGCGGTATGGAAATATATGAACGATTTAAAACAAGATGGTTTCATTATAAATGCGGTCCCAAACAAAGGATATCGAATTCAGCAATTTCCCAGCAGATTAAGTGCGAATTCCATGCAATGGGGGCTTGAGACGAAATGGCTCGGTCAAAGAATTGTTCATAAGAATACCGTTCCGTCCACCCAATTTGTCGCCCATGATCTGGCGAGAGAGGGAGCGGAACACGGCACAGTTGTAATTGCGAATGAGCAAACAGCCGGAAGAGGGCGTCTGAACCGGAAGTGGCAATCAAGAAGGGACAAAGGTATTTGGATGAGTATGATCCTGCGGCCAAATATGCTGCCGCACCTAGCGCCCCAGCTCACGCTGCTTACGGCGTGTGCTGTTGCTGAAGCTGTCTTAATCGATACCCATCTTACACCGCAAATTAAATGGCCAAATGACATACTTTTTAATGGACGGAAAGCTGTCGGGATCTTGACGGAAATGCAAGCAGAGCAAGATCGTATTCAATACGTGATCATTGGAATTGGTGTGAATGTCAATCATAATACTGCTGATCTTGCTGAAGGCCTGACACAACATGCCACTTCTCTTCAAATTGAATCGAATGAGCCACAGGACATTGTCCAACTTTCACAGCAGATATTGGTTCAATTCGAGAGACTGTATGCTTCCTACTGTGATAAAGGATTTAGTGTTGTTAAAGACAAATGGGAGCGTTATGCATACAAAATGAATGAACCGATTGCCATTCATACTCACAACAAGACCTCCAGTGCCATATTTCGTGGAATAGCCGAGGATGGTGCGCTGTGCATTGAAGAAAAGGGTATGCCAAAAAAAATCTACTCGGCAGAAATCGTGTGGGATGATGAAGATTGA
- the dinG gene encoding ATP-dependent DNA helicase DinG, translating to MTKYAVIDLETTGHSPAKNDKIIEIGLVIVEDNQILETYSTFINPQIPIPSFISTLTGIKDTDVATAPLFSEVAGHLSQLVSDCYLAAHNADFDIGFLNAAFDLENMPKLENPVIDTVELARILYPSAPAFKLGYLAEYLELDHSDPHRALSDALVTAKMLMKMTAKIEILPLETIIHLQTLENKLKSNIKHLLSEREEASLLSPVSSDSIDTFRGLAYRRVPDNPEKNTPFLSSFGHLLDEVYEDGGRLSELFSGRYEKRPGQRHMSEVVFDAFQSNKHALIEAETGTGKSLAYLIPAVYEALKASERVVISTHTTQLQAQLLDEEIPLVQRVMPFPFQAALLKGKRHYISLERFQHELYTSEDDHYGVTLTKAMLLVWLTETETGDIDEVSLPSSGYLFYHKVSAEGEDFSQSDPAWFGRSYYQKARKRAQSAHIIITNHALLCTDLFSDSNFIPAYDRVIIDEAHHLEDTVANHYGLKLDYQNIQYNLNQIGSTQEGGWMNRVMGQMGDMAPLFLEAQWHEALISSKKEIDECFNQIFQYVKLKQKKSNTKSDIGRVQHRISPEDVNGESRWSIIVEMTARVTFYLRDLIHMLTLLKQTLKEEKSDSVLLEEADNHIERIQDIIDNIETLFLVEQKNVVKWIEIDPAGSKNTVYVYSEPLEVSQVLEGTFFDKKKSIVMTSATLTIRDSFTFIVDRLGIPESVMKEQIKSPFNYEEQVRLMIPNDFPDIKHGNMNDFIYSTCEAILSLAEVTHGRMLILFTSYDMLKKTHAMLKETLDTNRYALFAQGITSGSRTRLKKNFQTFDQAILLGTSSFWEGVDIPGDDLSCLMIVRLPFYPPGQPVYEARAEAIKARGKNAFMDLALPQAVIRFKQGFGRLIRSTQDRGIVFVCDTRIVKSRYGRYFTQSIPHVPIMHASMTDLVEEASEWF from the coding sequence ATGACGAAGTATGCAGTCATAGACCTTGAAACTACCGGACATTCTCCGGCGAAAAATGATAAAATTATAGAAATAGGTCTTGTTATTGTTGAGGACAACCAAATTCTAGAAACATACTCGACATTCATCAATCCTCAAATTCCAATACCATCCTTTATTTCGACCCTGACTGGTATAAAGGATACGGATGTGGCAACGGCTCCCTTGTTTTCTGAAGTCGCCGGGCATTTAAGCCAGTTGGTGTCAGATTGTTATCTTGCAGCACACAATGCTGATTTTGATATCGGGTTTCTAAACGCGGCTTTCGATCTTGAAAATATGCCCAAGCTTGAAAACCCAGTTATAGACACTGTCGAGTTGGCCAGGATATTGTATCCTTCAGCACCTGCTTTTAAACTTGGGTATTTGGCGGAATACTTGGAACTTGATCATAGTGATCCCCATAGGGCCTTATCAGATGCTTTGGTAACAGCCAAGATGCTGATGAAAATGACAGCGAAAATTGAAATTTTGCCACTTGAAACAATCATTCACTTGCAAACACTTGAAAACAAATTGAAATCGAATATCAAGCATTTACTTAGTGAACGGGAGGAGGCGAGCCTCCTTTCTCCCGTTTCTTCAGACTCAATAGACACTTTTCGTGGTCTTGCTTATAGGAGAGTGCCAGATAACCCTGAAAAAAACACACCGTTTCTTTCATCTTTTGGACATTTGCTCGATGAGGTCTATGAGGATGGGGGGCGCTTATCGGAATTGTTCAGCGGACGCTATGAAAAAAGACCTGGCCAGCGACATATGTCAGAAGTGGTTTTCGATGCTTTTCAATCCAACAAACATGCTCTGATTGAAGCTGAAACTGGTACTGGTAAATCATTGGCATATTTAATACCTGCTGTTTATGAAGCCTTGAAAGCCTCAGAGAGAGTGGTCATCAGCACGCACACCACACAATTGCAAGCACAGCTACTTGATGAAGAAATTCCGCTAGTACAGCGCGTCATGCCCTTTCCATTTCAAGCGGCTTTACTTAAAGGAAAGCGTCATTATATCAGTCTGGAGCGGTTCCAGCATGAGCTGTATACATCAGAAGATGACCATTACGGAGTTACATTGACCAAAGCGATGTTGCTTGTTTGGTTAACTGAAACAGAAACAGGGGATATTGACGAGGTATCTTTACCTTCAAGCGGTTACTTATTCTATCATAAGGTATCTGCTGAAGGTGAAGACTTTAGTCAAAGTGATCCGGCATGGTTTGGTAGATCGTATTATCAAAAGGCCCGTAAACGTGCGCAAAGTGCTCATATCATTATTACCAACCATGCGCTTTTATGTACAGATTTATTCAGTGATTCAAATTTCATTCCAGCCTATGATCGGGTGATTATTGACGAGGCACATCATTTAGAAGACACTGTCGCCAACCACTATGGACTAAAACTTGACTATCAAAACATACAATATAATCTGAATCAAATCGGATCAACCCAGGAAGGCGGATGGATGAACCGTGTGATGGGGCAAATGGGTGACATGGCACCATTATTTTTGGAGGCACAATGGCATGAGGCCCTCATATCAAGTAAAAAAGAAATTGACGAGTGCTTCAACCAAATATTTCAATATGTTAAACTAAAACAGAAAAAAAGTAATACAAAGAGTGACATTGGACGGGTCCAGCACCGAATCAGCCCAGAAGACGTTAACGGGGAGAGCCGCTGGAGCATTATCGTAGAAATGACAGCACGTGTGACGTTTTACTTACGTGACTTAATCCATATGCTCACTTTGTTGAAACAGACTTTAAAAGAAGAAAAAAGTGACTCTGTTCTATTGGAAGAAGCCGATAACCATATTGAACGGATCCAGGATATCATTGATAATATCGAGACTTTATTTCTCGTTGAACAAAAGAACGTTGTTAAATGGATAGAAATCGATCCAGCCGGTTCTAAAAACACCGTATATGTATACAGCGAGCCCTTGGAAGTATCCCAGGTGTTAGAAGGGACCTTTTTTGACAAAAAGAAAAGTATCGTCATGACAAGTGCCACTCTTACGATTCGCGATTCTTTCACTTTCATTGTTGACAGGTTGGGTATACCTGAGAGTGTCATGAAAGAACAGATTAAATCGCCATTTAATTATGAGGAACAGGTTAGGCTGATGATTCCTAACGACTTTCCAGACATTAAACATGGCAATATGAATGATTTTATATATTCAACGTGTGAAGCGATCTTGTCACTAGCGGAAGTGACGCACGGACGAATGCTCATATTATTTACCTCTTATGATATGTTGAAAAAAACACACGCCATGTTAAAAGAAACCCTGGACACAAACCGATATGCTTTATTTGCTCAAGGTATTACAAGTGGCAGTCGAACACGGTTAAAGAAAAATTTCCAGACTTTTGACCAAGCTATTTTGCTTGGAACCAGCTCATTCTGGGAGGGTGTGGACATTCCTGGTGATGATTTGTCATGCTTGATGATTGTTCGATTACCGTTTTATCCGCCAGGTCAGCCGGTGTATGAGGCACGTGCAGAAGCGATCAAAGCACGCGGTAAGAATGCTTTCATGGATTTGGCTTTGCCCCAAGCCGTTATTCGCTTTAAACAAGGGTTTGGCCGTTTAATCCGATCAACCCAGGACAGGGGGATTGTATTTGTATGCGATACCCGTATCGTTAAATCCCGTTACGGTCGTTATTTCACACAATCGATACCTCATGTGCCTATTATGCACGCTTCCATGACAGATTTGGTGGAAGAGGCATCAGAATGGTTTTAA
- a CDS encoding cell wall elongation regulator TseB-like domain-containing protein → MLKSKRVIWTWMKWGAVFLCVAAIVLMVYVWIAVQNIQAQKETGFERSEQAVIDETDISAINDIHAFHEATSYHIVFGSTDDGDQKIAFVPLEDDRNLTVLNQDALLTKQSMLKEWRQSCDACELIRIQPAMIETTALWELTYRDQNGRYVLDYMTMADGEQYEQMRFKQRFK, encoded by the coding sequence ATGTTGAAATCTAAAAGAGTTATATGGACATGGATGAAGTGGGGGGCTGTTTTTTTATGTGTGGCAGCAATCGTGCTTATGGTCTATGTTTGGATTGCGGTTCAAAACATACAGGCTCAAAAAGAAACTGGATTTGAGCGTTCGGAGCAAGCAGTAATTGACGAAACAGACATATCAGCCATCAATGATATACACGCTTTTCATGAAGCAACATCATATCATATTGTGTTTGGTTCTACCGATGACGGAGATCAGAAAATTGCTTTTGTTCCTCTTGAGGATGATCGTAATTTGACGGTATTAAACCAAGATGCGCTATTAACTAAGCAAAGCATGCTGAAAGAGTGGAGACAATCATGTGATGCATGCGAGCTTATCCGCATTCAGCCCGCTATGATTGAAACCACGGCGTTATGGGAACTGACCTATCGCGATCAAAACGGTCGTTATGTGCTCGATTATATGACCATGGCAGACGGTGAGCAATATGAACAAATGCGGTTCAAACAGCGATTTAAATAA
- a CDS encoding pyridoxal phosphate-dependent aminotransferase, with product MNLAKRIQTLSPSPTLAITAKAQELKQAGHDVIGLGVGEPDFNTPEFIIQAAKQAMDDGHTKYTPAGGILELKKAIAAKLAKDNSLTYDPDQIIVTSGAKYALYNLFQVLLSPGDEVIVPAPYWVSYPEQVKLANGEPVIVKGEEANDFKITPEQLKAAITNQTKALILNSPSNPTGMMYNADELAQLGEICLQNNLMIISDEIYEELIYTTDVHVSIAQISPELKESTIIINGVSKSHAMTGWRIGFAAGPKKIIKAMTSLASHATSNPASISQYAALAAYEGGEEEIEEMRSQFSARLDMLYDMIMDVPGMACRKPKGAFYLFPNVEETVRMTGYSSVDEWVKALLEEQRVALVPGSGFGSPENVRLSYATSMEILEEAAKRIKQFVLDHQK from the coding sequence TTGAATTTAGCCAAACGGATTCAAACCTTATCACCTTCACCAACCCTGGCCATCACAGCGAAAGCCCAGGAATTGAAGCAAGCAGGACATGATGTCATCGGCCTTGGGGTCGGGGAGCCGGACTTCAACACTCCAGAGTTCATTATTCAGGCAGCCAAACAGGCAATGGATGATGGCCACACGAAATATACACCAGCTGGCGGTATATTAGAACTAAAAAAAGCAATTGCAGCCAAATTAGCCAAAGACAATTCACTTACATATGATCCTGATCAAATTATTGTCACATCAGGTGCTAAATACGCTTTATATAATTTGTTTCAGGTTTTATTATCCCCTGGGGATGAAGTCATTGTACCGGCACCTTATTGGGTCAGTTATCCTGAACAAGTGAAATTAGCAAACGGAGAACCGGTGATTGTCAAAGGTGAAGAAGCCAATGATTTTAAAATCACCCCCGAACAACTGAAAGCCGCGATTACAAATCAAACAAAAGCACTCATATTGAACTCACCCAGTAACCCGACCGGTATGATGTATAACGCTGATGAACTGGCACAATTGGGTGAGATCTGTCTTCAGAATAACCTCATGATTATTTCTGATGAGATCTATGAGGAACTTATTTATACAACTGATGTTCATGTTTCAATTGCCCAGATATCACCCGAGTTGAAAGAAAGCACAATCATTATAAATGGGGTTTCTAAATCCCATGCAATGACTGGCTGGCGAATCGGTTTTGCAGCAGGGCCCAAAAAGATTATCAAAGCTATGACCAGTTTAGCATCCCACGCCACATCAAATCCGGCTTCCATCTCGCAATATGCCGCACTTGCTGCCTATGAAGGCGGGGAAGAAGAGATTGAGGAAATGCGGTCACAATTTTCTGCGCGGTTAGACATGCTATATGATATGATTATGGATGTCCCGGGGATGGCATGTCGAAAACCAAAAGGCGCGTTTTACTTATTCCCGAATGTGGAAGAAACTGTTCGTATGACAGGTTATTCTTCAGTCGATGAGTGGGTGAAGGCTCTCCTTGAAGAACAGCGTGTTGCTCTTGTACCGGGTTCCGGATTCGGTTCTCCCGAGAATGTTCGCTTATCTTATGCAACATCAATGGAAATACTTGAAGAAGCAGCAAAGCGCATTAAACAATTTGTATTGGATCATCAAAAATAG
- the asnS gene encoding asparagine--tRNA ligase translates to MKTTISHVEKHEGQEVTIGAWLSNKRSSGKIAFLQLRDGTGFMQAVVAKNDVSEETFQLAKNMNQESSFYITGTIVEDKRSPLGFEMHATEIEMIHEAHDYPITPKEHGTEFLMDHRHLWLRSKKQHAIMKVRNEIIRSTFQYFNDHGYVKIDPPILTGSSAEGTTELFHTEYFGEEAYLSQSGQLYLEAAAMALGKVFSFGPTFRAEKSKTRRHLIEFWMIEPEMAFVEHDESLEIQESYIAFVVQSVLENCQMELETLGRDLSKLEKIKAPFPRITYDDAITLLKEKGFTDIEWGEDFGAPHETAIAEHYDQPVFIINYPAEIKAFYMKPVPGRPEVVLCADLIAPEGYGEIIGGSQRIDDLELMQERYEAHGLTGEAYEWYLDLQKYGSVPHSGFGLGLERTVAWISGVEHVRETIPFPRLLNRLYP, encoded by the coding sequence ATGAAAACAACGATATCTCATGTTGAAAAGCATGAAGGACAAGAGGTCACAATAGGTGCTTGGTTGTCTAACAAACGCTCAAGCGGAAAGATAGCTTTTTTGCAACTGAGAGACGGTACGGGATTTATGCAAGCCGTTGTCGCGAAAAACGATGTAAGTGAAGAAACATTTCAGCTTGCGAAAAATATGAACCAAGAATCATCTTTCTACATAACTGGAACAATTGTAGAAGATAAACGGTCACCCCTTGGATTTGAAATGCATGCAACAGAAATTGAAATGATCCACGAGGCACATGACTATCCGATTACACCGAAAGAGCACGGTACAGAATTCCTGATGGACCATCGACATCTGTGGTTACGTTCTAAAAAACAGCATGCCATCATGAAAGTGCGCAATGAAATTATCCGTTCAACCTTCCAATATTTTAATGATCATGGCTATGTTAAAATCGATCCCCCGATATTAACCGGGTCATCAGCAGAGGGGACAACAGAATTGTTCCATACTGAATACTTTGGAGAAGAAGCTTATCTGTCTCAAAGCGGACAGTTGTACCTAGAAGCCGCTGCTATGGCACTGGGAAAGGTTTTCTCGTTTGGACCAACATTCCGTGCCGAGAAATCCAAAACACGTCGTCACTTAATTGAGTTTTGGATGATCGAACCTGAGATGGCCTTTGTGGAACATGATGAGAGTCTGGAAATTCAAGAGTCCTATATTGCCTTTGTCGTCCAATCCGTATTGGAAAATTGTCAGATGGAATTGGAGACATTAGGTCGGGACCTTTCAAAATTAGAGAAAATCAAAGCACCATTTCCAAGGATCACCTATGACGATGCCATAACTTTATTGAAAGAAAAAGGGTTTACAGATATTGAATGGGGAGAGGATTTTGGGGCTCCACATGAGACTGCTATCGCTGAACATTATGATCAGCCGGTATTTATTATCAATTACCCTGCTGAAATCAAAGCATTTTATATGAAGCCTGTACCTGGACGTCCAGAAGTGGTGCTTTGCGCCGATTTAATTGCACCAGAAGGTTATGGTGAAATTATTGGAGGGTCTCAACGGATTGATGACCTCGAATTGATGCAGGAACGATATGAGGCGCATGGACTAACTGGAGAGGCTTATGAATGGTATCTGGATCTCCAAAAATATGGCAGTGTGCCACATTCAGGCTTTGGACTCGGGCTTGAACGTACTGTAGCTTGGATTTCAGGTGTTGAACATGTCCGGGAAACAATCCCATTTCCACGTCTGCTTAACCGTTTGTATCCATAA
- a CDS encoding DnaD domain-containing protein, protein MTQSLNHQAMILDQIPIPGQLLASYTRLGLDEKELIVILQLYRFLYNEIAFPTPGNLAEHVNFDVEECSAILRKLVQRNLLDINETKNEYGQLSETFSLNPLWKKLYEPQEKDTDQHEGTLFILFEQEFGRPLSPFEIETVNIWLDEDHMKPALIKAALRESVLMGKLNFKYIDRILREWKKKGIHTVDQARQAGRAFHDKQKKDPSQPAQKRDTSIYYNWLEGED, encoded by the coding sequence ATGACACAATCTTTAAACCATCAAGCTATGATTCTCGACCAGATTCCTATCCCAGGTCAGCTTTTGGCTTCATATACACGATTAGGACTAGACGAAAAAGAACTGATCGTGATATTACAGTTATACCGTTTTCTATACAATGAAATCGCGTTCCCAACGCCTGGTAACTTGGCTGAGCATGTGAATTTCGATGTAGAGGAATGCTCGGCAATTTTGCGAAAACTGGTCCAGCGCAATTTGTTGGATATTAATGAAACAAAAAACGAATACGGGCAATTGAGTGAAACATTTTCATTAAACCCGTTATGGAAGAAGTTATATGAACCACAGGAGAAGGATACAGACCAACATGAAGGCACATTGTTTATTTTGTTTGAGCAAGAATTTGGCAGACCGCTCTCGCCTTTTGAGATTGAAACGGTAAACATATGGCTTGATGAAGATCACATGAAACCAGCGCTTATTAAAGCAGCGCTCCGGGAATCTGTTTTAATGGGAAAGCTCAACTTTAAATACATTGATCGTATTCTTCGTGAATGGAAGAAGAAGGGTATTCACACAGTTGACCAAGCTCGTCAAGCGGGAAGGGCATTTCATGATAAACAGAAAAAAGACCCTTCACAACCCGCGCAAAAGCGTGATACTTCAATTTATTATAACTGGCTTGAAGGGGAAGATTAA